The Eriocheir sinensis breed Jianghai 21 chromosome 49, ASM2467909v1, whole genome shotgun sequence genome has a segment encoding these proteins:
- the LOC126981725 gene encoding chitooligosaccharidolytic beta-N-acetylglucosaminidase-like isoform X2 yields the protein MRRAAASMQGLVVVMVAAVGVAAQETTNVNNFFKMPAPWGWACEGGGRCVKYEAAGRPNLTTLNQCKLTCGPAGALLPLPSAATIGDSVSLFLPQSVSLKPMCLPEVCPVLQEAFEVFLDSLQRYHPEYAEGAAPWTGPWDAATQAHKLVVEVAVRGPETHLTLDTDESYDLTVATAGGTTTASVTANTFFGARHGLETLSQLVEYHETDDALMVVTTAAVTDAPAFPYRGLLVDTSRNFVTEAALRRTLDAMAASKLNTLHWHITDSHSFPLALDTLPNMAYYGAYSPRQVYTPAQVRRLVQYARVRGVRLLPELDAPAHVGNGWQWAEKEEGLGRLAVCVNQEPWQEFCVEPPCGQLNLANPAIYDVLGHIYRELIDIFAPVDIFHYGGDEVNLKCWNTTEEIVTWMTANGHGLDADAYYRQWGVFQEKARQLLQAAAGAGQGHRKEVEGVLWTSELTNPARLNTFLNSSQYIIQIWSTRQDPVIKEALTRGYRVIFSNHDAWYLDCGAGAWVGEGNNWCSPYKGWQTMYDNSPHDIALTLTGSSHPGQILGGESAMWTEQADTSTIDSKVWPRAAAVAERLWTNPATGWRDAETRFIHHRQRLVRRGVQAERIQPQWCHQNEGLCYL from the exons ATGCGTCGAGCCGCCGCGTCCatgcaggggctggtggtggtgatggtggcggcggtgggcgTGGCCGCTCAGGAAACCACCAACGTCAACAATTTCTTCAA GATGCCGGCGCCATGGGGATGGGCGTGCGAGGGCGGCGGGCGCTGCGTCAAGTACGAGGCAGCGGGCCGGCCAAACCTGACCACCCTCAACCAGTGCAAGCTGACGTGCGGGCCCGCGGGGGCGCTCCTGCCCCTGCCCTCCGCCGCCACCATCGGGGACTCTGTGTCTCTGTTCCTGCCGCAGAGCGTGTCCCTCAAGCCCATGTGTCTGCCGGAGGTGTGCCCGGTGCTGCAGGAGGCCTTCGAGGTGTTCCTGGACAGCCTGCAGCGGTACCATCCTGAATACGCCGAGGGTGCCGCGCCGTGGACGGGGCCCTGGGACGCCGCCACGCAGGCCCATAAGCTTGTGGTGGAGGTCGCGGTGCGGGGCCCCGAGACCCACCTCACCCTCGACACGGACGAGTCCTACGACCTGACGGTGGCCACGGCGGgcggcaccaccaccgccagcgtGACCGCCAACACTTTCTTCGGGGCGCGCCACGGTCTGGAGACGCTGAGTCAGCTAGTGGAGTACCATGAGACTGATGACGCCCTCATGGTGGTGACGACGGCGGCGGTGACGGACGCGCCGGCGTTCCCGTACCGCGGGCTGCTGGTGGACACGTCGCGTAACTTCGTGACGGAGGCGGCGCTGCGACGCACGCTGGACGCCATGGCCGCCAGCAAGCTCAACACGCTCCACTGGCACATCACCGACTCACACTCCTTCCCGCTGGCCCTGGACACGCTGCCCAACATGGCCTACTACGGCGCCTACTCCCCCAGACAGGTGTACACGCCCGCCCAGGTGCGCCGCCTCGTCCAGTACGCGCGCGTGCGCGGCGTGCGCCTGTTGCCCGAGTTGGACGCGCCCGCGCACGTCGGCAATGGCTGGCAGTGggccgagaaggaggaggggctGGGTAGGCTGGCCGTGTGCGtcaaccag GAGCCCTGGCAGGAGTTCTGCGTGGAGCCTCCGTGTGGCCAGCTTAACCTTGCTAACCCCGCCATATATGACGTGTTGGGGCACATATACCGCGAACTGATCGACATCTTCGCCCCCGTTGACATCTTTCATTATGGCGGCGATGAA GTCAACCTCAAATGCTGGAACACAACGGAGGAGATCGTGACATGGATGACAGCCAACGGACACGGTCTTGATGCTGATGCTTACTACAGGCAGTGGGGGGTGTTCCAGGAGAAGGCGCGGCAGCTGCTGCAGGCGGCTGCTGGGGCTGGACAAGGAcacaggaaggaggtggagggcgtCTTGTGGACCTCAGAACTCACAAATCCAGCTCGTCTCAACACCTTCCTCAACTCCTCCCAGTACATCATCCAAATCTGGAGTACCCGACAGGACCCAGTCATCAAGGAGGCCTTGACTAGGGGGTACAGGGTTATCTTCAGTAACCACGACGCCTGGTACTTGGACTGTGGCGCCGgggcgtgggtgggtgagggaaACAACTGGTGCAGTCCGTACAAGGGATGGCAAACAATGTACGACAATAGCCCGCATGATATCGCCCTGACCCTTACTGGCTCCTCGCACCCCGGCCAGATTCTCGGTGGTGAAAGTGCAATGTGGACCGAACAAGCGGACACTTCCACTATTGACTCTAAG GTGTGGCCCCGCGCGGCGGCTGTGGCAGAGCGGCTGTGGACCAACCCGGCCACTGGCTGGCGCGATGCGGAGACTCGCTTCATCCACCACCGCCAGCGGCTGGTGCGGCGCGGCGTGCAGGCGGAACGGATACAGCCTCAGTGGTGCCACCAGAACGAGGGGCTCTGCTATCTATAG